The Gammaproteobacteria bacterium DNA window GGAGGATGACGGGTTTAATTTCAATTTGATATTTTTTAGCTAATTCAAAATCCCGTTCGTCATGTGCGGGGACGCCCATCAAAGCGCCTGAGCCATATTCTTGTAGGACAAAATTTGCGACCCAAATAGGAATCGGAAGACCTGTTAGGGGATGAATTGCGTTTAGGTTTAAAGGGATGCCACGTTTTTCCATCGTTGCCATGTCAGCTTCTGCGACTTTAATGTTACGACATTCTTCTACAAATTGAGCCAACTGCGGATTACGCGAGACCATTTTTTTACTGAGTGGATGTTGTGCTGCTACTGCAATAAACGTTACGCCATATAAAGTATCGGGACGTGTAGTATAAACCGTCAAGGGATCCTGATCTTCTACTTCAAATTGAATTTCGATGCCTTCCGAGCGACCTATCCAGTTGCGTTGCATGGTTTTGACTTGTTGGGGCCAGTGGGGGAGTTGATCAATATCACGCAACAACTCTTCAGCATAATCGGTTATTTTTAAAAACCATTGTGGAATTTGACGACGTTCAACTAGTGCTCCGGACCGCCAACCTCGGCCATTCACGACTTGTTCATTTGCGAGAACAGTTTCGTCTACGGGGTCCCAATTGACTTCTGCATTTTTACGATAAATCAATCCCTTCTTATAAAGCTGTAAAAAGAACCACTGCTCCCATCGATAGTAACTTGGGTCACACGTTGCAAATTCACGTGTCCAATCATAAGCGAAACCCATCCGGTTCATTTGTTGTCGGATATGCGCGATGTTTTTTTTTGTCCAAACTGCAGGGGCGATTTTATTGGCAATGGCTGCATTTTCAGCGGGTAAACCAAATGCGTCCCAACTCATCGGTTGCAATACATTTTTTCCTAACATGTATTGGTAGCGAGAGATCACGTCACCAATTGTATAGTTACGAACATGTCCCATATGAAGGCTACCGCTAGGGTAGGGCATCATACTTAAACAATAGAATTTTTCTTTATTAAAATCTTCGACGGCTAAGAAAGCATTGGTTTCTTGCCAGAAGCGCTGCGTATTCATTTCAACGTTTTGCGGTTGATACTGCTCTTCCATTATGTGCTCGCTATATTATTATGAGTTGATTTTTTCTTCTTCGAAGTCTTTCAATAATTGTCCATGTCTTGCAAAAGAAAGTTCCAAGGCTGCTTTTCTACACGCGGCACGCTCACTACGTAACGCAATAACGAGTAAGCCAAGCAAGATGACTAAAAGAGGATCCATGCCATTATACATCCAGGGGGTTAAACCGAAAGTAGGTTGCACACTTCCTTCTAATACATAAGTTTGATGGGGTGGCGCTTGAGATTGCAAATTACCATCCGGGCCGATAATGGCGGTTAAACCATCATTACTGATGACCGTGACAGGACGTCGCAATTCAACGGCGCGCATGGCAGCCATTTGTAAATGTTGGGCTTGCGCCGCCGATTTACCAAACCACGCATCATTGGTGAGCGTCATTAAAAATCCGATCTCTCGATCTCGGGTCAGCATTAATTCTGGGAACGCGATTTCATAGCAAATTGAGGGTAAAATTTTCACACCCTGTATCGTGAAGGCAGGTTGATCATCTCCGCCTGGCGTAACATCTGACATAGGGATTTGTAGGATATTAAGTAAGCCGGTAAACACGTTGGTGAGTGGGACATATTCACCAAAAGGTACAAGATGTCGCTTTAAATAAACTTTTTTATCAGCGCCGACGGACACGATGGCATTAAAATATTTATTGCCACGTGCTTCTATCGGAATTCCAAAAATGAGGTGCGCTTGATTGCGTTTTGCTAGCTTGTCCATTTCTTCCACGAAAGCGCCAACATCTTGTAAGGCCATAGGAATGGCGCCTTCTGGCCAAATGATGAGTTTATTTTTTCCCCATAACGGTTCACTTAAGTTTTGATAACGATCGAATGAAAGTTGAATGTGTTGAGGTGACCATTTAATTTTTTGTGGAATAGCACCCTGCACTAAACTCATAGAAATCGGGGAACCCATTGGTTTTGTCCAAGGTATAAAGCAAAGTGCAGCGCCTAGGATCCATAATCCTGTGAAACTCAATAAATTAAAATAAACGCTTTTATAGTCTTTTTTGTTGAGCTGAATAATGGCATTAACAATGAGACCACTTGCAAGTAAAGCCACTAAAGAGACGCCATAAACGCTGAAAAGCGGTGCAAAGCCTTTCAGGGGTGAGTTAGTTTGGCTGTACCCTAAAAAAAGCCAAGGAAAACCCGTAAAAAGCCAACTTCGAATCCATTCACTTAAAATCCAAAGCGCGGGAAAAGCGCAGAGAATTTTAGTCGCATTACGATGCGGAAAAAATCGATTGAGTAAATATCCAACGGTTGCAGGATAAAGACTCAAAAAAGCAATAAAAAGTGCGGTAATAAAAATAGCTAAGGGCGGAGGCAATCCGCCCACATCATGCATACTGATATAGACCCAGTAGACACCGACACCATAAAAACCTGCGCCGAACCAAAAACCTAATTTAAAGCCGCCGCGTGCATTCGTTTTTAATAACAATGCGAGTAAGCAAGCAGGTGAAATAAATGCCAACGGATAAATGCCGTAAGGCGCAAAAGCGAAGGTCAACGCTATGCCTAATAGCAGAGCGAGCAGGCTCGGTTTGGTTCGTAAAAGCCAATTATTCATGGGAGATAATTCATTTAGAATGAGTGAACAGAAAGTTTACTCAAGATCAATCGGATCTGCCAATAATTAATGTGTTTATTTAGGCATTGGGATGCTCAACCGTATTAAAACGTGCATTAATTTAACTTGAGTTGCCTTGGCAATTTTGCTAATTTGTTTTTCTCTTTTTTTCCCTCTTTTCTTGCTGAAGCATTTCAGTAAAAAAAAAATTAAAAAAAATGCAAGGAAAATGCTCCCATGAAAATTCAACTGAAGTGTTGTTTTACCGCTTTATTTGCAATGAGCTTGCTATCGTCGCTATGGGCTAATGAAGTTCTACCCTCACCGCAAGAAAAGATTGCTTCGACCCAAGTCGAACCCAAATCGTTAAGAGATGAACTTGAAGTTTTAAAAAAACAGTTAAATGCGATTAAAAGTCAATTAGCTACACCGCAACCCCGATTAACCTATCGCCATGCACGTATACAACTTGCGCAAAACCAAGTTAACCAAGCAAAGCAATCTCGTTCAGCAAAAGCTTCAATACCTTCAACTGAAAATACGAGTGGTACCACTTCTGCAGGCATAGGCGAGTCGGTCCCCAATACGAACGTGCCAGTTCCCGGAGATAAGCCAGCTCATTTATCGCAAAAGGATTTGTATAAACTTATTACTGAAGAAGCTCAGTATTTGCCCTTTGATTTAGACGTTCCGGGCCAAGCTTTTGTATCGACCGGACCTTATGTGGGGGTACCTCTACAATTTTCTGGTTCCAATCTTATTGTTAATAGTCCCAGTGTTAATACTGATGTGCAATTATTAAGTATTCGACAATCAATCTATAAACAACTCATGGCAATGGGTGGGGAGATTTTTAGTGAACCTTTCCATTCTCATTTACTCTTAAGTGGTGTAGTAGAGGTACAAGCTGGTGCAATTGATCCTAGTGCTGCGCCGCACCGTTCTGATATTGATGTGACTAATGTAAGTTTCGACTTATTTTTCATCGGACCAAGCAGATGGTTGCTGGGTTTTGTTGAGTTTTCTTATGACAATGGTTTGCCAGAAACTCATTTTTATCGGTTCGCTAACTCTCGGGTTTATGTTAATAAAGCATTTGTAACGATTGGGGACTTCACCGTTACGCCTTGGTATGGTTCCTTTGGACAATTTTATGTCCCATTTGGTACTTTCTCCACCGTCATGTTGAGTGATACTTTACCTAAATTAATTGGACGCACCAAAGCACGTGCCATTCAATTAGGTTATTGGGGCGATGGGGATAATGCTTTTTACGGCGCAGCTTATATTTTCCGCGGTGATAGTTATGCAGGCTCTGCAAGCCGAATTAATAATGGCGGCCTCAATTTTGGTTATCGGTTTAAATCAGCAGTAGTAAGTGGAAATGTTGGTGGTGGTTTAATTAGCAACATTGCAGATTCTGGGGGTATGCAATTAGGAACAGGATTTGCCTTTGCTGAGCAAATTTCACATCGAGTGCCTGCGTACAATTTGCGAGGCATATTTAATCTCGGTACCCACGTGGATTTAATTGGTGAATGGATAGGTGCTGCAAAAAGTTTTAGTCCTAACGATATGTCTTATAATGGTCAGGGCGCAAAGCCTTCTGCATTTGACCTCGAGTTGGCTTATTCTTTCTTTATTTTACAAGATCGTCCAAGCTCTATCGGTATTGGCTATGGACATTCTTATGAAGCGCTTGCATTAGGAGTGCCCTTATCTCGTTATTCTATGGCGTTTAATACTTCCCTTTGGCGGAACACTTTGCAAAGTATTGAAATTCGTCATGATCAAAATTATGCAGCGAGTGATACCGGGAATGGCCCTGTTGCCGCAGCGATCCCTCCCGTTACTTGCACTTCAGCAGTTTGCTCTACTTCAGGGCAGGGGGATAATGCGATTGTTCTTTCCTTTGATTACTTCTTTTAAATAAAACGATCAGTGGGCGATTTCTGCCCACTGATTATTTCAATGCATTTTTTTCTTCTGCTAATGTTGTTTTATACGGATACTCACACCAGACACGAATAACACATTCTGGACAATGGGGCTTTCTTGCAACACAAACATAGCGTCCATGAAGAATCAACCAATGATGCGCGTTTGGTTTGAATTCATCAGGTATATTTTTCATTAATTGCTTTTCAACCGCTAACGGTGTTTTGCCCTTAGCTAAGCCAGTTCGATTTGCAACTCTGAAAATATGCGTATCGACTGCAATGGTTGGTTGATGAAAACACGTATTTAAAATAACGTTGGCTGTTTTTCTACCAACTCCCGGCAGCGTTTCAAGTTCTTCTCGAGTTGTAGGCACTTGGCCATGAAAATTTTGAATTAAAATTTTACAGGTTGCGATTACATTTTTAGCTTTGGTGGTGTACAAGCCGATTGTTTTAATGAACTGTCGAAGTCTTTCTTCCCCAAGGTCTAAGATTTTTTCCGGGGTATGAGCGATTGGAAATAAAAGTGCAGTTGCTTTATTGACTGACTTGTCCGTAGCTTGCGCAGATAAAATGACAGCAATTAACAATTCAAAATGGCTATGATAGTTAAGTTCAGTCGTTGGTTGCGGATTAATTTGTTCAAATTTTAAAAAAATTTTGCGAATGGTTTTTCTATCCATTTTGATCTTCTCAACTTATAATGATTCCCAATTTATTTATTGATGGACCGAGCTCGCGTCGTAGGTTGGTAGAATTAAGGCCATTTGACATGCAACCGTATCTTAGCATAGTTATTCCCGTTCATAATGAACAAGAAGTTCTTGAAGAATTATACACACGTTTGACCACCTCACTCGATCGACTTGAATTACCCTACGAAATTATTTTTACTAATGATGGCAGCACCGATCATTCATCTTCGCTATTGCAAAACTTTCATCAACGACGACCCCACCACATTCGCGTGATTGAATTCAATGGCAACTTTGGTCAGCACATGGCTATCATGGCAGGTTTTGAGCGAGTTCGTGGTGAAATTATAATCACGATGGATGCAGATTTACAAAATCCTCCAGAAGAAATTGGCAAGCTTGTTTCTGCTATGCAAGCTGGCCATGATGTTGTTAATACTTACAGGCAAAATCGTCAAGATTCTTTATGGCGTAAAAAATTCTCTCATTGGCATAATCAAATTCGTGCATGGATGATGCCAAAATTGAAAATGCGAGATGAGGGTTGTATGCTGCGTGCATATCGACGCAACATTGTGGATTTAATGGCCGCAAGTTGTGAAAGCACTACCTTTATCCCTGCTTT harbors:
- the lnt gene encoding apolipoprotein N-acyltransferase encodes the protein MNNWLLRTKPSLLALLLGIALTFAFAPYGIYPLAFISPACLLALLLKTNARGGFKLGFWFGAGFYGVGVYWVYISMHDVGGLPPPLAIFITALFIAFLSLYPATVGYLLNRFFPHRNATKILCAFPALWILSEWIRSWLFTGFPWLFLGYSQTNSPLKGFAPLFSVYGVSLVALLASGLIVNAIIQLNKKDYKSVYFNLLSFTGLWILGAALCFIPWTKPMGSPISMSLVQGAIPQKIKWSPQHIQLSFDRYQNLSEPLWGKNKLIIWPEGAIPMALQDVGAFVEEMDKLAKRNQAHLIFGIPIEARGNKYFNAIVSVGADKKVYLKRHLVPFGEYVPLTNVFTGLLNILQIPMSDVTPGGDDQPAFTIQGVKILPSICYEIAFPELMLTRDREIGFLMTLTNDAWFGKSAAQAQHLQMAAMRAVELRRPVTVISNDGLTAIIGPDGNLQSQAPPHQTYVLEGSVQPTFGLTPWMYNGMDPLLVILLGLLVIALRSERAACRKAALELSFARHGQLLKDFEEEKINS
- a CDS encoding LbtU family siderophore porin, whose translation is MKIQLKCCFTALFAMSLLSSLWANEVLPSPQEKIASTQVEPKSLRDELEVLKKQLNAIKSQLATPQPRLTYRHARIQLAQNQVNQAKQSRSAKASIPSTENTSGTTSAGIGESVPNTNVPVPGDKPAHLSQKDLYKLITEEAQYLPFDLDVPGQAFVSTGPYVGVPLQFSGSNLIVNSPSVNTDVQLLSIRQSIYKQLMAMGGEIFSEPFHSHLLLSGVVEVQAGAIDPSAAPHRSDIDVTNVSFDLFFIGPSRWLLGFVEFSYDNGLPETHFYRFANSRVYVNKAFVTIGDFTVTPWYGSFGQFYVPFGTFSTVMLSDTLPKLIGRTKARAIQLGYWGDGDNAFYGAAYIFRGDSYAGSASRINNGGLNFGYRFKSAVVSGNVGGGLISNIADSGGMQLGTGFAFAEQISHRVPAYNLRGIFNLGTHVDLIGEWIGAAKSFSPNDMSYNGQGAKPSAFDLELAYSFFILQDRPSSIGIGYGHSYEALALGVPLSRYSMAFNTSLWRNTLQSIEIRHDQNYAASDTGNGPVAAAIPPVTCTSAVCSTSGQGDNAIVLSFDYFF
- the nth gene encoding endonuclease III → MDRKTIRKIFLKFEQINPQPTTELNYHSHFELLIAVILSAQATDKSVNKATALLFPIAHTPEKILDLGEERLRQFIKTIGLYTTKAKNVIATCKILIQNFHGQVPTTREELETLPGVGRKTANVILNTCFHQPTIAVDTHIFRVANRTGLAKGKTPLAVEKQLMKNIPDEFKPNAHHWLILHGRYVCVARKPHCPECVIRVWCEYPYKTTLAEEKNALK
- a CDS encoding glycosyltransferase, which produces MQPYLSIVIPVHNEQEVLEELYTRLTTSLDRLELPYEIIFTNDGSTDHSSSLLQNFHQRRPHHIRVIEFNGNFGQHMAIMAGFERVRGEIIITMDADLQNPPEEIGKLVSAMQAGHDVVNTYRQNRQDSLWRKKFSHWHNQIRAWMMPKLKMRDEGCMLRAYRRNIVDLMAASCESTTFIPALALTYAANPTEVPVLHAERSAGTSSYGFYQLIRYNFDLVTGFSVFPLQVFTMIGVLISMCSFAFVIFLFLRRMFLGPEVEGVFTLFAILFFLLGIVLFGLGIVGEYVGRIYQEVRKRPRFVIREVLESALTDDVLTLPPRVAPVLAKESDAIGT